In a genomic window of Tursiops truncatus isolate mTurTru1 chromosome 7, mTurTru1.mat.Y, whole genome shotgun sequence:
- the LOC101331612 gene encoding non-histone chromosomal protein HMG-14-like, giving the protein MEYGANFAFISFITLGSGVFVEMDPKLEAPETEEKYPCPLLPPLSRQGSGSRRCGSGQAAQLCEGSRCAAARRHWTRACPAGPLPKRKVSSAEGAAKEERKRRSARVSATPAPAKVETKPKKAAGKDKSSDKKVQTGLPWWRSGKRGAKGKQAEVANQENGETKNKESPASDEAGEKEAKSD; this is encoded by the exons GATCTGGGGTCTTTGTGGAGATGGACCCAAAGCTGGAGGCCccagagacagaggagaaataCCCATGTCCGCTCCTACCACCACTGTCTCGTCA GGGCTCGGGCAGCCGGAGGTGCGGCAGCGGCCAGGCAGCCCAGCTTTGCGAAGGCTCTCGGTGCGCCGCGGCCCGCAGGCACTGGACACGCGCCTGCCCCGCCGGCCCGTTGCCCAAGAGGAAGGTCAGCTCCGCCGAGGGGGCTGCGAAGGAGGAGCGCAAGAGGAGATCGGCGAGGGTGTCAGCTACACCGGCTCCCGCAAAAGTGGAAACGAAGCCAAAAAAGGCGGCAGGAAAGGATAAATCTTCAGACAAAAAAGtgcaaactgggcttccctggtggcgcagtg GGAAAAGGGGAGCAAAGGGAAAACAAGCTGAAGTGGCTAACCAAGAGAatggagaaactaaaaacaaGGAGAGCCCAGCTTCTGATGAAGcaggagaaaaagaagccaaGTCTGATTAA